AAACTTTTTCAGTGAAATTTTCATTCGCAGATAATTCCATTAATAGCATTTTAATTCTTTCTCAAGAATTTAATGAGCTGGAGGCTGCCATTCACTACATTGAAACAGAAACACCTTTAGATTTAAAAAAAATAGATGCCCGATACTATACTATTTCTAAAAGTATGCTTTCTATTTGCGCTAAAGTTTTAGATAATTTTGAACAGAACACGCTGCACAATGCAAGCATTAAAGTATTAGAACAAAACTTAACTACCATTACAGATGATACAGGTAGTTTTTATTTGAATAATGTTCCGAGAAAATCTACCATAGAAATTAGACATATTGGCTTTAAACCCTTATTCGTTAAGGCAGAAGAACTACAAGACGGTAAAACTTGTAAGACCCTTTTAATGGCTCAAAATATACAACAGTTAGAAGAGGTCATCATTTATAAATTTTTAACCACTGGCTTAGAAAAGCAAGATGATGCCAGTATTGTTCTAAATACGGACGATTTTGGGATTCTCCCTGGTTTAATAGAGCCTGATGTTTTGCAAACCGTACAAGCGCTACCCGGAATAAAAAGTATAGACGAAACCGTTTCTGATATTAATGTTCGTGGTGGTACCAATGACCAAAACTTAATACTCTGGGAGGGTATAAAAATGTATCAATCTGGACACTTCTTTGGCTTAATATCTGCATTCAACCCCTACCTCACAGATAAAGTAACGCTGATAAAGAATGGCTCAAGTGCTGCTTTTGGAGACGGTGTAAGTAGTATTTTAGATATGCGTACAAAGAATACCATTACTAATAATTTATATGGTGGCGCAGGAATTAATTTATTGAGTGGTGATGTGTATGGCCAAATTCCTCTTAAAGAAAATCTAGCATTTCAATTTTCAGGAAGACGTTCTATCACTGATTTTTTAAACACTCCTACGTACAACCAATTTTACGATAGAGCTTTTCAGGATACTGAAATTAAAGGCAACGAACCTGAACAAGAAAATTTAGCTAGAAGCGAAGATTTCTATTTTTATGATTTTACAGGCAAACTATTATATGATATTTCAGAGAAACATAAGGCACGTGTAAGTTTTATTGCCATCAATAATTTATTAGCATATACCGCTTTAAATACGGACACTGCAGAAAAGACCAACAGTAAATTAATGCAAACTAATTTTTCGATTGGTGGTTATTTAGAGAGCACATGGAATGCTAATTTCTCCACACAAATAAATGCCTATTACACCTCCTACCATTTAGATTCTGAAAATTTCACTACAGAAAACAAGCAACAGTTACTTCAAAATAACGAAGTATTGGAAACTGCCATTCAATTAACATCTAATTACCATTTTTCTGAACAGTTAGCTTGGAAAAACGGGTATGAATTTAAGGAAGTAGGCATTATAAATTTTACGAATGTAACCCAACCCCCATTCCGCAGTAATATAAAAGGTGTTCTTAGAACGCATGCCTTATTTTCAGAACTTACCTACACCTCTAAAAATGAAAAACTATGGGTTAGAGCAGGTATACGCGCAAATTATATTAAAAATCTAGCAACTTTTGAAAAACTTATTCTAGAACCTCGATTAAATCTAAACTATAGATTAACTCGAGATTTTAAGGTAGAATTACAAGGCGAATTTAAAAACCAAACCACCAACCAAGTCATTGATTTGAAACAAAATTTTTTAGGAATTGAAAAACGAAGATGGGTTTTGGCGAATGAAGAAGAATTACCAATCACCCGAAGTAAACAAGTTTCCCTGGGTTTAAATTATGACAAAAACAAAATCTATATTGGCTTAGAAGGATTTTATAAATATGTAAATGGCATTAGCACTACCACACAAGGTTTTCAGAATGAAGATCAATTTAATGGAGAAATTGGGGAATATGCCGCTAGGGGATTTGAATTTTTAATTAACCAAAAGACAAAAAACCTTAGTAACTGGTTGACCTATACGTATAATAAAAATGATTATACATTTGATTTATTAAGTCCCACTACATTTCCTAATAATTTAGACATTAGACACACGATCACTTTTGCAAGCACCTATACCTATCAGAATCTAAAATTAGGCCTTGGTCTTAATTACAGAACAGGAAGGCCGTATACGAAGCCACAAGAAGGCGGCAACCCTATAAATACCTTTGTTTTTCCGAGCACTATAAATTACGAAGACGCTAACAACAGTAGATTACCAGAATATCTAAGAGTAGATGCATCCGCTATTTATGATTTCAAAGTCAGCCAAAATATAAAAGCATCCGTTGGCGCATCACTTTTAAATGTTCTAGACCATAACAACATCCTGAATAGATACTACCGATTAAATGACCAAGAGGAAATAGAAACCATCGAAAGTGTTTCGTTAGGGATTACCCCAAACTTTAGCTTTCGAATGTTCTTTTAACTACACTTCAAAAGGCTTATGAAAATCAAAATTCAACATCTTTCTTAAGATCAAATAAATTTCAGGAAATTCTTGTCTAAATTCTAAAGGTGTTTCTACATAATTTTCTACAGCAACGGCAAAAAATTCTTGAATATTTGCTTTGCTATAGGCTCTAAAATATGAGCTCTCTTCAAATTTCTGTTGAAATAGTACGGAATCATATACAGCACTTAACAAATCCATATGTTTACGAAAATTTCTGTTTTCAAAATTTCGTTCTAAAGTAGCATTAAAACTTAAGGCATGTGCAAACTCATGAACCCCTAAATTTTTATTGTCGTTAGGAATTTCAAAACCTTGTTTTACGTGTGCTGCAGAAAAAACAATAGTTTTTAATCCCGGGTTATATTCTCCTATATGGTTCTGACGGTTTAGTTTAGAAAAATATTGATTTGGATAAATAATTAAGCGCTCTATTGCAGGAATTTTATATCTTTTTAAACCTAAAGTTAAAATTGTGGCTGTGGCACTTAACAGCAACGCCATATCTTCTTGGCGCGGTGTTAATCCATGAAAAATAAATTCCTTATCTCTTCTAAATCGGAGCAAACGATATTCAAATTTCTGCTTTTGCTGATAGGATAGTTTTTTGTAAACTGGAAAATTATTGAGAATAATTTTCTTTTCAGAAATGGTAAGCGGCTCTAATCTTGAAAAATAAAGCCGGTATGCATACCTAATAATATATAAGAAATATGTGGCCATTGCAATGATAACCAGAACAGGGATCCACATATTTCTCAATATAAATTACATGCGCTCAGGAACTTCTATTCCTAATAACTTAAATGAAGATTGAATAACCTCACTCACCTTTTTAGACAACTGTATTCTAAATGCTTTTTTATGTTCCTCTTCCTCTCCTAAGATAGATACATTTTGGTAGAATGAGTTAAACTCTTTTACCAAGTCATACGTATAATTAGCCACCAGTGCCGGACTATAATTAGCGGCTGCTAATTGAATAGCTTCAGGATAACCTTGTAATTGTTTTATCAATTCTTTCTCCTTTTCATGAAGTGTTGTTAATCCTGCAAAACCGTTCAAACTTAATTCTTCTGCTTTACGTAAAATAGATTGAATTCTAGCGTAAGTATACTGTATAAAAGGACCCGTATTTCCTTGAAAATCTACAGACTCTTCAGGATCAAACAGAATTCGCTTTTTAGGATCTACTTTTAAAATATAATATTTTAAAGCACCTAAGCCTATCATTTTATATAAATCTTGCTTTTCAGCATCAGAATAGTCTTCTAGCTTCCCTAATTCTTGAGATATTTCGCCGGCAGTAGTTGTCATCTCTTGCATAAGATCATCTGCATCAACAACAGTACCTTCTCTACTCTTCATTTTCCCACTTGGTAAATCTACCATCCCATAACTTAAATGGAATAGATTTTTAGACCATGAGAACCCTAATTTCTTTAAGATTAAAAACAATACTTTAAAATGATAATCTTGCTCATTCCCTACCGTATACACCATACCACTCACATCTGGATTATCCTTAACGCGTTGTATAGCCGTACCAATATCTTGAGTCATATACACTGCTGTACCATCAGAACGCAAGACAATTTTTTCATCAAGACCTTCGTCTGTTAAATCTATCCAAACGCTACCATCTTCTTTTTTAAAGAAAACACCCGTTTTTAAACCTTCTGCTACAACATCTTTCCCTAATAAATAAGTATCACTCTCGTAATACAACGTATCAAAGTCTACGCCTAAATTCTTATACGTAACGGCAAACCCCTTGTAAACCCATTGGTTCATTGTTTTCCAAAGCGAAACCACTTCTTCATCGCCAGCTTCCCATTTTAAAAGCATTTGTTTTGC
This genomic stretch from Cellulophaga algicola DSM 14237 harbors:
- a CDS encoding TonB-dependent receptor, coding for MPKTQSSIITIFLIAILFFSSLSSIGQENKTARVSLRAYLNQIEETFSVKFSFADNSINSILILSQEFNELEAAIHYIETETPLDLKKIDARYYTISKSMLSICAKVLDNFEQNTLHNASIKVLEQNLTTITDDTGSFYLNNVPRKSTIEIRHIGFKPLFVKAEELQDGKTCKTLLMAQNIQQLEEVIIYKFLTTGLEKQDDASIVLNTDDFGILPGLIEPDVLQTVQALPGIKSIDETVSDINVRGGTNDQNLILWEGIKMYQSGHFFGLISAFNPYLTDKVTLIKNGSSAAFGDGVSSILDMRTKNTITNNLYGGAGINLLSGDVYGQIPLKENLAFQFSGRRSITDFLNTPTYNQFYDRAFQDTEIKGNEPEQENLARSEDFYFYDFTGKLLYDISEKHKARVSFIAINNLLAYTALNTDTAEKTNSKLMQTNFSIGGYLESTWNANFSTQINAYYTSYHLDSENFTTENKQQLLQNNEVLETAIQLTSNYHFSEQLAWKNGYEFKEVGIINFTNVTQPPFRSNIKGVLRTHALFSELTYTSKNEKLWVRAGIRANYIKNLATFEKLILEPRLNLNYRLTRDFKVELQGEFKNQTTNQVIDLKQNFLGIEKRRWVLANEEELPITRSKQVSLGLNYDKNKIYIGLEGFYKYVNGISTTTQGFQNEDQFNGEIGEYAARGFEFLINQKTKNLSNWLTYTYNKNDYTFDLLSPTTFPNNLDIRHTITFASTYTYQNLKLGLGLNYRTGRPYTKPQEGGNPINTFVFPSTINYEDANNSRLPEYLRVDASAIYDFKVSQNIKASVGASLLNVLDHNNILNRYYRLNDQEEIETIESVSLGITPNFSFRMFF
- a CDS encoding zinc-dependent peptidase; protein product: MWIPVLVIIAMATYFLYIIRYAYRLYFSRLEPLTISEKKIILNNFPVYKKLSYQQKQKFEYRLLRFRRDKEFIFHGLTPRQEDMALLLSATATILTLGLKRYKIPAIERLIIYPNQYFSKLNRQNHIGEYNPGLKTIVFSAAHVKQGFEIPNDNKNLGVHEFAHALSFNATLERNFENRNFRKHMDLLSAVYDSVLFQQKFEESSYFRAYSKANIQEFFAVAVENYVETPLEFRQEFPEIYLILRKMLNFDFHKPFEV
- the argS gene encoding arginine--tRNA ligase; the encoded protein is MNIQNVLETKVKEAVSTLFKAELPSVEFQPTRRDFEGDITIVVFPMLRVVKGNPVQIGNEIGAYLVQEVAEVSGFNVIKGFLNLVITDAHYLADFKTIAANTTFGFVEQDASNAVMVEYSSPNTNKPLHLGHVRNNLLGYAVAEILKASGKKVYKTQIINDRGIHICKSMLAWQKFGKGETPESTGLKGDKLVGNYYVAFDKAYKVEIADLVAGGLAKEAAEKQAPILLEAKQMLLKWEAGDEEVVSLWKTMNQWVYKGFAVTYKNLGVDFDTLYYESDTYLLGKDVVAEGLKTGVFFKKEDGSVWIDLTDEGLDEKIVLRSDGTAVYMTQDIGTAIQRVKDNPDVSGMVYTVGNEQDYHFKVLFLILKKLGFSWSKNLFHLSYGMVDLPSGKMKSREGTVVDADDLMQEMTTTAGEISQELGKLEDYSDAEKQDLYKMIGLGALKYYILKVDPKKRILFDPEESVDFQGNTGPFIQYTYARIQSILRKAEELSLNGFAGLTTLHEKEKELIKQLQGYPEAIQLAAANYSPALVANYTYDLVKEFNSFYQNVSILGEEEEHKKAFRIQLSKKVSEVIQSSFKLLGIEVPERM